One genomic segment of Oncorhynchus mykiss isolate Arlee chromosome 10, USDA_OmykA_1.1, whole genome shotgun sequence includes these proteins:
- the LOC110533836 gene encoding tumor necrosis factor receptor superfamily member 27 isoform X2, translating to MDCSQTQYYLSGDCHPCLQCGPGQELSEDCGYGSGWSASCIPCSVKTYKEGWGYHNCKFCQSCKRINRHQKSLCTSKSNAICGECLPGFYSKTRMDGLQELECMPCGPSSTTEQQCSRSRRVDVGKVWSPEGPAQNAAVITTISFALVTMTIFLSAALFIYFRRTLLKKIFKGCLAPQSTSQSDMECAASPVKVVTLNLEQQSQDSGACDNSTTTADMLARLQSNVDMTVPLGFILLNPDLKTQDQINLLETQPLSSDGYDASELQDSPPYQHVPVECTELDFHSTAALHSATDPDCSSVSLGITAISKIKDGPSGDGSGGRQLRSPPACPEEQTDSCWSSHHQPCYSSNAMEETLSLLKKCIRIMQGVHLGRLPQALVDTLALKLDPTFPGVQNYQQVALKMGVPHELLKGLCGFDHVFRYLSSCTLLTVPDLLHTFYLLQRLDTLLLLCEYAMQSQTQSQVTGCTFYC from the exons ATGGATTGTTCTCAAACCCAGTACTACTTGAGTGGGGACTGCCACCCTTGTCTGCAATGTGGACCAGGACAAGAGCTGTCAGAG GACTGTGGTTATGGAAGTGGATGGTCGGCTTCTTGCATCCCCTGTAGTGTCAAGACTTATAAAGAGGGCTGGGGTTACCACAACTGCAAATTCTGTCAGTCGTGTAAACGCATAAACAGGCACCAGAAGTCACTGTGCACCTCTAAGAGCAATGCTATCTGTGGGGAGTGCTTGCCAGG ATTCTACAGTAAGACACGGATGGATGGCTTGCAGGAATTGGAGTGCATGCCGTGTGGTCCCTCCTCCACCACTGAGCAGCAGTGCAGCC GAAGCAGAAGAGTTGATGTGGGAAAAGTCTGGAGCCCAGAAGGCCCAGCCCAAAATGCTGCTGTCATCACCACCATTTCTTTCGCCCTGGTTACCATGACAATCTTCCTCTCCGCTGCCTTGTTTATATACTTCAGACGTACCTTACTAAAGAAAATATTTAAAG GATGCCTGGCTCCTCAAAGCACAAGTCAGAGTGACATGGAGTGTGCAGCATCCCCAGTGAAAGTGGTCACGCTGAATCTGGAGCAGCAAAGCCAGGACTCGG GTGCATGTGATAACTCTACCACCACTGCAGACATGTTGGCCAGACTGCAGTCCAATGTGGACATGACTGTCCCTCTGGGGTTCATTCTACTAAACCCTGACCTTAAAACTCAGGACCAAATCAACCTGCTGGAAACCCAGCCACTG AGCAGTGACGGTTACGATGCTTCTGAGCTGCAGGATAGCCCTCCCTATCAGCATGTACCAGTGGAATGCACTGAGCTAGACTTCCACAGCACTGCAGCCCTCCACAGTGCCACAGACCCAGATTGTAGCTCTGTGAGCCTGGGGATTACTGCGATATCCAAGATTAAGGATGGCCCTTCTGGAGACGGGTCAGGAGGAAGACAACTGAGGAGTCCGCCTGCCTGCCCAGAGGAGCAAACTGACAGCTGTTGGAGCAGCCATCATCAACCCTGCTACAGCAGTAATGCG ATGGAAGAAACACTGAGCCTGCTGAAGAAGTGTATCCGAATCATGCAAG GTGTCCATCTAGGCAGGCTGCCACAGGCCTTGGTGGATACTCTGGCTTTGAAGCTGGACCCAACATTCCCAGGAGTACAGAACTACCAGCAGGTGGCGCTGAAGATGGGCGTACCTCACGAGTTGCTCAAAGGCCTGTGCGGGTTTGATCACGTCTTTCGGTACCTTTCCTCCTGCACTCTACTAACAGTACCTGACCTGCTCCACACGTTCTACCTGCTGCAGCGGCTCGACACTCTGCTCCTGCTGTGTGAATACGCCATGCAGAGCCAGACTCAGAGCCAGGTCACAGGATGCACATTTTACTGTTAA
- the LOC110533836 gene encoding uncharacterized protein LOC110533836 isoform X1, which translates to MDCSQTQYYLSGDCHPCLQCGPGQELSEDCGYGSGWSASCIPCSVKTYKEGWGYHNCKFCQSCKRINRHQKSLCTSKSNAICGECLPGFYSKTRMDGLQELECMPCGPSSTTEQQCSRSRRVDVGKVWSPEGPAQNAAVITTISFALVTMTIFLSAALFIYFRRTLLKKIFKGCLAPQSTSQSDMECAASPVKVVTLNLEQQSQDSGACDNSTTTADMLARLQSNVDMTVPLGFILLNPDLKTQDQINLLETQPLVRNSTCSNCSSGFVSQISSEPSSISSDVSLTMETPVGPVNSGESEAGSFFLPLQSSDGYDASELQDSPPYQHVPVECTELDFHSTAALHSATDPDCSSVSLGITAISKIKDGPSGDGSGGRQLRSPPACPEEQTDSCWSSHHQPCYSSNAMEETLSLLKKCIRIMQGVHLGRLPQALVDTLALKLDPTFPGVQNYQQVALKMGVPHELLKGLCGFDHVFRYLSSCTLLTVPDLLHTFYLLQRLDTLLLLCEYAMQSQTQSQVTGCTFYC; encoded by the exons ATGGATTGTTCTCAAACCCAGTACTACTTGAGTGGGGACTGCCACCCTTGTCTGCAATGTGGACCAGGACAAGAGCTGTCAGAG GACTGTGGTTATGGAAGTGGATGGTCGGCTTCTTGCATCCCCTGTAGTGTCAAGACTTATAAAGAGGGCTGGGGTTACCACAACTGCAAATTCTGTCAGTCGTGTAAACGCATAAACAGGCACCAGAAGTCACTGTGCACCTCTAAGAGCAATGCTATCTGTGGGGAGTGCTTGCCAGG ATTCTACAGTAAGACACGGATGGATGGCTTGCAGGAATTGGAGTGCATGCCGTGTGGTCCCTCCTCCACCACTGAGCAGCAGTGCAGCC GAAGCAGAAGAGTTGATGTGGGAAAAGTCTGGAGCCCAGAAGGCCCAGCCCAAAATGCTGCTGTCATCACCACCATTTCTTTCGCCCTGGTTACCATGACAATCTTCCTCTCCGCTGCCTTGTTTATATACTTCAGACGTACCTTACTAAAGAAAATATTTAAAG GATGCCTGGCTCCTCAAAGCACAAGTCAGAGTGACATGGAGTGTGCAGCATCCCCAGTGAAAGTGGTCACGCTGAATCTGGAGCAGCAAAGCCAGGACTCGG GTGCATGTGATAACTCTACCACCACTGCAGACATGTTGGCCAGACTGCAGTCCAATGTGGACATGACTGTCCCTCTGGGGTTCATTCTACTAAACCCTGACCTTAAAACTCAGGACCAAATCAACCTGCTGGAAACCCAGCCACTGGTGCGTAACTCCACCTGCAGTAACTGCTCCTCTGGGTTTGTCTCTCAGATATCCTCTGAGCCCTCCTCAATCAGCAGTGATGTCTCACTTACAATGGAGACCCCTGTGGGTCCAGTAAACAGTGGGGAGTCTGAGGCAGGGTCCTTTTTCCTGCCCCTGCAGAGCAGTGACGGTTACGATGCTTCTGAGCTGCAGGATAGCCCTCCCTATCAGCATGTACCAGTGGAATGCACTGAGCTAGACTTCCACAGCACTGCAGCCCTCCACAGTGCCACAGACCCAGATTGTAGCTCTGTGAGCCTGGGGATTACTGCGATATCCAAGATTAAGGATGGCCCTTCTGGAGACGGGTCAGGAGGAAGACAACTGAGGAGTCCGCCTGCCTGCCCAGAGGAGCAAACTGACAGCTGTTGGAGCAGCCATCATCAACCCTGCTACAGCAGTAATGCG ATGGAAGAAACACTGAGCCTGCTGAAGAAGTGTATCCGAATCATGCAAG GTGTCCATCTAGGCAGGCTGCCACAGGCCTTGGTGGATACTCTGGCTTTGAAGCTGGACCCAACATTCCCAGGAGTACAGAACTACCAGCAGGTGGCGCTGAAGATGGGCGTACCTCACGAGTTGCTCAAAGGCCTGTGCGGGTTTGATCACGTCTTTCGGTACCTTTCCTCCTGCACTCTACTAACAGTACCTGACCTGCTCCACACGTTCTACCTGCTGCAGCGGCTCGACACTCTGCTCCTGCTGTGTGAATACGCCATGCAGAGCCAGACTCAGAGCCAGGTCACAGGATGCACATTTTACTGTTAA